The following proteins come from a genomic window of Candidatus Polarisedimenticolaceae bacterium:
- the mutY gene encoding A/G-specific adenine glycosylase — MTIRNRRAPLLRWYRRHRRDLPWRRTRDPYAIWVSEVMLQQTQVATVLPFYVRFLERFPDVAALAAATEEQVLAAWSGLGYYRRARLLRQGARRVVSEHGGSIPDTVEGLLAIPGIGRYTAGAIASVAFARAAPIVDGNVKRVFARWLAEPAPAPRRLWALAAEIAPGADPGDLNQALMELGATVCTPRTPRCGACPVSRTCAGRAAGAPERFPAPAAARPIRPVAAAVALIVRRGRVLLERRRPEGPLRGAWDLPARRIPSRRDGRDVLKAALAGDHGLDARDFSKAGVARHAILDQRLTLSVYTATPSGRSPSPDLRWASLAALAAEPVSGATLKILRANGPGLPSISGSAPKARSKPAP, encoded by the coding sequence GTGACGATCCGTAACCGCCGCGCGCCGCTGCTGCGCTGGTATCGCCGCCACCGTCGCGACCTTCCGTGGAGGCGAACGCGCGACCCCTACGCGATCTGGGTGTCGGAGGTGATGCTCCAGCAGACCCAGGTCGCGACCGTCCTCCCGTTCTACGTCCGGTTCCTCGAGCGTTTCCCCGACGTCGCCGCGCTCGCCGCCGCGACGGAGGAGCAGGTCCTCGCCGCGTGGAGCGGACTCGGGTACTACCGCCGCGCCCGCCTGCTGCGGCAGGGTGCGCGCCGGGTCGTTTCGGAGCACGGCGGGTCGATTCCGGACACGGTCGAGGGGTTGCTCGCGATCCCCGGGATCGGGCGGTACACCGCGGGGGCGATCGCGAGCGTGGCCTTCGCGCGCGCGGCGCCGATCGTCGACGGGAACGTCAAGCGGGTCTTCGCGCGGTGGCTGGCGGAGCCGGCTCCCGCGCCCCGACGCCTTTGGGCGTTGGCGGCGGAGATCGCACCGGGGGCCGATCCCGGGGACCTCAACCAGGCGCTGATGGAGCTCGGCGCGACCGTGTGCACCCCGCGAACGCCCCGCTGCGGGGCCTGTCCGGTCTCGCGGACCTGCGCGGGGCGGGCCGCCGGAGCCCCGGAACGATTCCCCGCCCCCGCGGCGGCCAGACCGATCCGTCCGGTCGCGGCGGCCGTGGCGCTGATCGTGCGCCGCGGAAGGGTGCTCCTCGAACGGCGCCGCCCCGAAGGCCCGCTGAGGGGCGCGTGGGACCTGCCCGCCCGGCGCATTCCGTCGCGCCGCGACGGCCGGGACGTTCTGAAGGCCGCCCTTGCCGGCGATCACGGCCTCGACGCCCGCGACTTCTCGAAAGCGGGGGTCGCGAGGCACGCGATCCTCGACCAGCGGCTGACCCTTTCGGTCTATACGGCCACCCCGTCGGGGCGCTCGCCCTCCCCGGACCTGCGGTGGGCTTCGCTCGCGGCGCTCGCGGCCGAACCGGTCTCCGGCGCGACGCTCAAGATCCTCCGGGCGAACGGTCCGGGCCTTCCCTCCATCAGCGGGAGCGCGCCGAAGGCGAGGTCGAAGCCGGCGCCGTAG